A single genomic interval of Pithys albifrons albifrons isolate INPA30051 chromosome 11, PitAlb_v1, whole genome shotgun sequence harbors:
- the MSL2 gene encoding E3 ubiquitin-protein ligase MSL2 isoform X1, translating to MNPVNATALYVSASRLVLNYDPGDPQSFSEINKLLPYFRQSLSCCVCGNLLQDPIAPTNSTCQHYVCKPCKGKKMMMKPSCSWCKDYEQFEENKQLSILVSCYKKLCEYITQTPLARDILQAVDCSADLLALLKDGSPLHEETEKASDAALALCLTHSPVPSTSELAPDAAAFPAVPESAHSADGRGAGINGLPSCNGLAVGKLGVAVPSPEHAGAIDVCGTGDYIKGEELPGGLQPVCDSVASADLCPAGIDICGFSEDMKPGGSLLLSVEEVLRSLETVSSADVCDSGLQPGLEPSMANGPFLQLSPPPLSHNIFMATDASPHGISCTAATPKVVKLNRKRSRSESDSEKVQPLPISSIICGPTLGASAPVTVKQENKLSLQPIATVPNGGTTPKISKTVLLSNKSMKKNLEHAPKKSHPKAKPGVLKTKDKAKEKVPSSNVMPGSPTKTVYKKPQEKKGCKCGRATQNPSVLTCRGQRCPCYSNRKACLDCICRGCQNSYMANGEKKLEAFAVPEKALEQTRLTLGINVTSIAVRNASTSTSVINVTGSPVTTFLAASTHDEKSLDEAIDMRYDC from the coding sequence gaAATTTGCTACAAGACCCTATTGCTCCTACCAACTCCACATGTCAGCACTATGTCTGCAAACCCTGTAAAGGCAAGAAGATGATGATGAAACCGTCGTGTAGCTGGTGCAAGGACTATGAGCAGTTCGAGGAGAACAAGCAGCTGAGCATCCTGGTGAGCTGCTACAAGAAGCTGTGCGAGTACATCACGCAGACGCCGCTGGCCCGGGACATCCTGCAGGCCGTGGACTGCTCGGCAgacctgctggccctgctcaaGGATGGGTCCCCCCTGCACGAGGAGACGGAGAAGGCCTCGGACGCGGCCCTGGCGCTGTGTTTGACACATTCCCCGGTGCCCTCCACGTCGGAGCTGGCGCCCGACGCCGCGGCATTCCCGGCGGTGCCCGAGAGCGCGCACAGCGCGGACGGGCGGGGCGCGGGCATCAACGGGCTGCCCAGCTGCAACGGGCTGGCGGTGGGCAAGCTGGGCGTGGCCGTGCCCTCGCCCGAGCACGCCGGCGCCATCGACGTGTGCGGCACCGGGGACTACATCAAGGGCGAGGAGCTGCCGGGCGGGCTGCAGCCCGTGTGCGACAGCGTGGCCTCCGCAGACCTGTGCCCCGCGGGCATCGACATCTGCGGCTTCAGCGAGGACATGAAGCCGGGCGGGTCGCTGCTGCTCAGCGTGGAGGAGGTGCTGCGCAGCCTGGAGACCGTGTCCAGCGCAGACGTCTGCGACTCCGGCCTGCAGCCCGGCCTGGAGCCGAGCATGGCCAACggccccttcctgcagctctcGCCCCCGCCCCTCAGCCATAACATTTTCATGGCCACAGACGCTTCTCCTCACGGCATCTCCTGCACGGCGGCCACGCCCAAGGTGGTGAAGTTAAACAGGAAACGCTCTCGCTCCGAAAGCGACAGCGAGAAGGTGCAGCCTCTGCCCATCTCCAGCATCATCTGCGGCCCAACACTGGGAGCGTCGGCCCCCGTGACAGTGAAACAGGAGAACAAACTGTCTCTGCAGCCCATTGCCACCGTACCCAACGGAGGCACCACTCCCAAAATAAGTAAAACTGTGCTCCTGTCTaacaaaagcatgaaaaagaaTTTAGAACATGCCCCTAAGAAATCCCACCCGAAAGCCAAACCGGGGGTGCTGAAAACGAAAGACAAGGCAAAGGAGAAAGTTCCCAGCAGTAATGTTATGCCAGGGAGCCCAACAAAAACTGTGTATAAAAAGccacaagaaaagaaagggtGTAAATGTGGTCGTGCCACCCAAAATCCAAGTGTTCTTACCTGCCGTGGCCAACGCTGCCCTTGCTACTCGAACCGCAAAGCCTGCCTTGACTGCATATGCCGTGGCTGCCAAAACTCCTACATGGCCAACGGGGAGAAGAAGCTGGAGGCGTTTGCAGTGCCAGAAAAGGCCTTGGAGCAGACCCGGCTGACTTTGGGCATTAACGTGACGAGCATTGCGGTGCGCAATGCCAGCACGAGCACCAGTGTAATCAATGTGACAGGGTCACCAGTAACGACGTTTTTAGCTGCCAGTACACACGATGAGAAAAGTTTGGATGAAGCTATAGACATGAGATATGACTGCTGa
- the MSL2 gene encoding E3 ubiquitin-protein ligase MSL2 isoform X2: MMMKPSCSWCKDYEQFEENKQLSILVSCYKKLCEYITQTPLARDILQAVDCSADLLALLKDGSPLHEETEKASDAALALCLTHSPVPSTSELAPDAAAFPAVPESAHSADGRGAGINGLPSCNGLAVGKLGVAVPSPEHAGAIDVCGTGDYIKGEELPGGLQPVCDSVASADLCPAGIDICGFSEDMKPGGSLLLSVEEVLRSLETVSSADVCDSGLQPGLEPSMANGPFLQLSPPPLSHNIFMATDASPHGISCTAATPKVVKLNRKRSRSESDSEKVQPLPISSIICGPTLGASAPVTVKQENKLSLQPIATVPNGGTTPKISKTVLLSNKSMKKNLEHAPKKSHPKAKPGVLKTKDKAKEKVPSSNVMPGSPTKTVYKKPQEKKGCKCGRATQNPSVLTCRGQRCPCYSNRKACLDCICRGCQNSYMANGEKKLEAFAVPEKALEQTRLTLGINVTSIAVRNASTSTSVINVTGSPVTTFLAASTHDEKSLDEAIDMRYDC; the protein is encoded by the coding sequence ATGATGATGAAACCGTCGTGTAGCTGGTGCAAGGACTATGAGCAGTTCGAGGAGAACAAGCAGCTGAGCATCCTGGTGAGCTGCTACAAGAAGCTGTGCGAGTACATCACGCAGACGCCGCTGGCCCGGGACATCCTGCAGGCCGTGGACTGCTCGGCAgacctgctggccctgctcaaGGATGGGTCCCCCCTGCACGAGGAGACGGAGAAGGCCTCGGACGCGGCCCTGGCGCTGTGTTTGACACATTCCCCGGTGCCCTCCACGTCGGAGCTGGCGCCCGACGCCGCGGCATTCCCGGCGGTGCCCGAGAGCGCGCACAGCGCGGACGGGCGGGGCGCGGGCATCAACGGGCTGCCCAGCTGCAACGGGCTGGCGGTGGGCAAGCTGGGCGTGGCCGTGCCCTCGCCCGAGCACGCCGGCGCCATCGACGTGTGCGGCACCGGGGACTACATCAAGGGCGAGGAGCTGCCGGGCGGGCTGCAGCCCGTGTGCGACAGCGTGGCCTCCGCAGACCTGTGCCCCGCGGGCATCGACATCTGCGGCTTCAGCGAGGACATGAAGCCGGGCGGGTCGCTGCTGCTCAGCGTGGAGGAGGTGCTGCGCAGCCTGGAGACCGTGTCCAGCGCAGACGTCTGCGACTCCGGCCTGCAGCCCGGCCTGGAGCCGAGCATGGCCAACggccccttcctgcagctctcGCCCCCGCCCCTCAGCCATAACATTTTCATGGCCACAGACGCTTCTCCTCACGGCATCTCCTGCACGGCGGCCACGCCCAAGGTGGTGAAGTTAAACAGGAAACGCTCTCGCTCCGAAAGCGACAGCGAGAAGGTGCAGCCTCTGCCCATCTCCAGCATCATCTGCGGCCCAACACTGGGAGCGTCGGCCCCCGTGACAGTGAAACAGGAGAACAAACTGTCTCTGCAGCCCATTGCCACCGTACCCAACGGAGGCACCACTCCCAAAATAAGTAAAACTGTGCTCCTGTCTaacaaaagcatgaaaaagaaTTTAGAACATGCCCCTAAGAAATCCCACCCGAAAGCCAAACCGGGGGTGCTGAAAACGAAAGACAAGGCAAAGGAGAAAGTTCCCAGCAGTAATGTTATGCCAGGGAGCCCAACAAAAACTGTGTATAAAAAGccacaagaaaagaaagggtGTAAATGTGGTCGTGCCACCCAAAATCCAAGTGTTCTTACCTGCCGTGGCCAACGCTGCCCTTGCTACTCGAACCGCAAAGCCTGCCTTGACTGCATATGCCGTGGCTGCCAAAACTCCTACATGGCCAACGGGGAGAAGAAGCTGGAGGCGTTTGCAGTGCCAGAAAAGGCCTTGGAGCAGACCCGGCTGACTTTGGGCATTAACGTGACGAGCATTGCGGTGCGCAATGCCAGCACGAGCACCAGTGTAATCAATGTGACAGGGTCACCAGTAACGACGTTTTTAGCTGCCAGTACACACGATGAGAAAAGTTTGGATGAAGCTATAGACATGAGATATGACTGCTGa